A part of Spodoptera frugiperda isolate SF20-4 chromosome 25, AGI-APGP_CSIRO_Sfru_2.0, whole genome shotgun sequence genomic DNA contains:
- the LOC118282213 gene encoding probable cytochrome P450 303a1 yields MWLATLTIIVAVCLYIYYDTRKPKKFPPGPKWIPILGCASEVYKLREKTGYLYKAVKELSLSYSKDGSLLGLRIGKDRIVMVNSLEANKEMLYNEDIDGRPKGIFYQTRTWGERRGVLLTDGELWKEQRRFLLRHLKEFGFGRRGMEDIARSEARHMVTDVMTIIGDNNGETAIIQMHNFFNVYILNTLWTMMAGIRYKPSDPQMKVLQSLLFDLFAAVDMVGALFSHFPILSIVTPTLSGYKDFIRTHKRIWKFLREELARHKDRFDSSQEDRDFMDVYIRVLKERGEVDTYSEGQLVAMCMDMFMAGTETTSKSMSFCFSYLVREQEVQKKAQEEIDRVVGKDRTPSLDDRPNMPYNEAVVHECVRHFMGRTFGVPHRALRDTTLAGYFIPEDTMVLSNFTNILMDEEMYPEPYAFKPERFLAEGKICLPDHYFPFGLAKHRCMGDVLAKCNIFVFTTTMLQKFSFLPVPGEPLPSLDHVDGATPSAAPFKALVVPRK; encoded by the exons ATGTGGTTAGCCACGTTAACTATCATTGTAGCCGTCTGCTTGTACATCTACTATGACACTCGTAAACCTAAGAAATTCCCACCTGGCCCAAAATGGATCCCTATCCTTGGCTGCGCCAGTGAAGTATATAAACTCCGAGAAAAAACCGGCTACTTATACAAAGCCGTGAAAGAACTCTCACTGTCCTACTCTAAAGATGGATCCCTGCTTGGTCTAAGAATTGGAAAAGATAGAATCGTAATGGTAAACAGTCTAGAAGCTAACAAGGAAATGCTTTATAATGAAGATATTGATGGGAGACCCAAAGGGATATTCTATCAAACCAGAACTTGGGGTGAGAGACGTGGCGTGCTCCTCACTGATGGAGAGCTGTGGAAAGAACAGAGAAGATTCCTGTTACGCCATTTGAAGGAGTTTGGATTCGGTAGACGAGGCATGGAGGATATTGCCAGGTCGGAAGCGCGTCATATGGTCACTGACGTCATGACAATTATTGGTGACAATAACGGTGAGACAGCCATAATTCAGATGCACAATTTCTTTAACGTGTACATCTTGAACACGCTGTGGACGATGATGGCGGGTATCAGGTACAAACCCAGCGACCCGCAGATGAAGGTCCTTCAAAGTCTTCTATTTGACTTATTCGCTGCAGTTGATATGGTGGGCGCACTCTTCAGCCACTTTCCTATCTTGAGCATTGTGACTCCTACGTTGTCAGGGTATAAAGACTTTATACGAACGCACAAAAGAATATGGAAGTTTCTTCGAGAGGAGCTAGCAAGACATAAGGATCGATTTGATTCTTCACAAGAAGACAGGGATTTTATGGATGTGTACATAAGAGTTTTGAAGGAGAGAGGAGAGGTAGACACGTATTCGGAAGGTCAGCTCGTGGCCATGTGCATGGACATGTTCATGGCTGGCACGGAGACTACTAGTAAGAGTATGAGCTTCTGCTTCAGTTACTTGGTAAGGGAGCAAGAGGTGCAGAAGAAGGCTCAGGAAGAGATTGACAGGGTAGTCGGTAAAGATAGGACCCCCAGCTTGGATGATCGTCCCAA TATGCCGTACAACGAGGCGGTAGTGCACGAGTGTGTACGACATTTTATGGGACGAACTTTTGGAGTACCTCATCGAGCCCTCAGAGACACCACTCTGGCTGGCTACTTTATCCCAGAG GATACGATGGTGTTGAGCAACTTCACAAACATTTTGATGGACGAGGAAATGTACCCAGAGCCCTACGCCTTCAAGCCAGAACGATTTCTCGCTGAGGGGAAGATCTGTCTGCCCGACCATTACTTTCCCTTTGGTCTGGCCAAACACAGGTGCATGGGAGACGTATTAGCTAAATGCAATATATTCGTGTTTACCACTACCATGCTGCAGAAGTTCTCTTTTCTACCAGTTCCTGGAGAACCTCTGCCTTCACTAGACCATGTTGATGGGGCTACTCCGTCCGCGGCTCCCTTCAAAGCTTTGGTAGTGCCAAGGAAGTAG